A single window of Gossypium arboreum isolate Shixiya-1 chromosome 13, ASM2569848v2, whole genome shotgun sequence DNA harbors:
- the LOC108463531 gene encoding cytochrome P450 93B2-like, with product MVLQLAMELPFLSYAALFIVSFLIVRTVISIRNHSKLPPGPTALPVIGHLHLLSPFIHQTFQKLSSIHGALMYLRLGSVECVVVSNPELAKELLKHHELTFSARKHTAAIDHLTYNSSFAFAPYGTYWKFIKKLSTFELLGNRTLGQFLPVRTKELHHFISILLDKSKSTETVNLTEELLKLTNNVISQMMMSIRCSGTGDQADGVRTLVREVTEIFGEFNVSDIIWFFKNIDVQGFRKRFLDIHCRYDSLLEKIMRDREELRKNKKPNDEDVKDFLDMMLDVFEDEHSEIQLTRNHIKALILDFLTAATDTTAIAIEWALAELINNPEKLRKAQQELDQVVGKSRLVQESDTQCLPYLQAIIKESFRLHPPIPMISRKAVEDCKINGYTIPAQSLLFVNIWAIGRDPKVWEDPLKFQPERFLKCNRPDTNINSGDIDVKGLHYQLLPFGTGRRGCPGISLAMQELPVTLAALIQCFDWKLLNVDGGVDMSERAGLTAPRAHDLKCVPLARFTPTLFSTEAANCPKSNDFYI from the exons ATGGTTCTTCAGTTGGCTATGGAGCTCCCATTCTTATCATATGCCGCACTGTTCATTGTTTCATTTCTTATAGTTAGAACTGTGATTTCCATTAGAAATCATTCCAAGCTCCCGCCAGGTCCGACGGCGTTACCGGTCATCGGACATCTCCATCTCCTCAGCCCCTTCATTCATCAAACTTTTCAGAAGCTCTCATCCATCCATGGCGCCTTGATGTATCTCCGCCTAGGGTCCGTCGAGTGCGTTGTGGTCTCTAACCCTGAGCTTGCCAAAGAGCTTCTCAAGCATCACGAGCTCACCTTCTCCGCCCGCAAGCACACCGCTGCTATTGACCATCTTACTTACAACTCTTCCTTCGCTTTCGCACCCTACGGAACTTACTGGAAATTCATCAAAAAGCTGAGCACTTTCGAGCTGCTAGGCAACCGAACCCTTGGCCAATTCCTTCCTGTTCGTACCAAGGAattacatcatttcataagcattcTTTTGGACAAGTCTAAATCAACTGAAACCGTGAACCTAACTGAAGAACTGTTGAAATTAACTAACAACGTCATATCTCAGATGATGATGAGCATTAGGTGCTCAGGAACAGGAGACCAAGCCGATGGGGTCCGAACCCTAGTTCGAGAAGTGACTGAGATCTTCGGGGAGTTCAATGTCTCTGATATCATATGGTTCTTCAAAAACATAGATGTGCAGGGTTTTCGAAAGAGGTTTTTGGATATCCATTGCAGGTATGATTCATTGTTGGAAAAAATTATGAGAGATCGAGAGGAACTAAGGAAAAACAAGAAACCAAATGATGAAGATGTGAAGGACTTTCTGGATATGATGCTTGATGTCTTTGAAGATGAGCATTCCGAAATTCAGTTAACCAGAAACCATATCAAGGCCTTAATCTTG GATTTTTTAACAGCCGCTACAGACACAACAGCAATAGCGATAGAATGGGCATTGGCAGAGCTAATCAACAACCCAGAGAAGCTAAGAAAAGCACAACAAGAGTTGGATCAAGTTGTAGGGAAAAGCAGGTTGGTACAAGAATCTGACACTCAATGTCTTCCCTACCTTCAAGCCATAATCAAGGAATCATTTCGACTTCACCCTCCAATCCCAATGATCAGCAGAAAAGCTGTTGAGGACTGCAAAATCAATGGCTACACAATCCCAGCTCAGTCTTTGTTGTTTGTAAACATTTGGGCTATAGGCAGGGATCCTAAGGTGTGGGAGGATCCGCTCAAGTTTCAGCCTGAGAGGTTCTTGAAATGCAATCGACCTGATACTAATATTAATTCAGGGGATATCGATGTTAAAGGTTTGCATTATCAGCTGTTGCCTTTTGGTACAGGAAGGAGGGGTTGCCCTGGTATTTCTTTAGCCATGCAGGAACTCCCCGTCACTTTGGCAGCCTTGATTCAATGCTTTGACTGGAAGCTGCTGAATGTTGACGGTGGTGTTGACATGAGTGAGCGAGCTGGACTTACAGCTCCTAGAGCCCATGATCTCAAATGTGTTCCACTTGCACGCTTCACTCCCACTCTCTTTTCAACTGAAGCAGCCAATTGCCCTAAATCTAATGATTTTTATATCTAA